Proteins from a single region of Acidianus ambivalens:
- a CDS encoding serine/threonine protein kinase, with protein sequence MLKGIPEENSNLVEISKFIYPKYSKDVEEELKSAGIYYAYSFGNVSLGKVNVIGKGKTGIVVYIGEGKVVKIRRTDSPKNSLELEAKIQEISYPSAPKVFGHGVNYIIMEYVNGSPLTRYDLRYLGDLLIRAKYLEDVHVQHEEISRPWKNVLVTQARTYIIDYDSASIKERPLNVTKILSAFGFYQLGEKYKRNEIEFEEIINFIKELRSS encoded by the coding sequence ATGCTTAAAGGCATTCCTGAGGAAAACTCCAACCTGGTTGAAATAAGCAAATTCATTTACCCAAAGTACTCTAAAGATGTAGAGGAAGAATTAAAGAGCGCAGGGATATATTATGCCTATTCTTTTGGTAATGTTAGTCTTGGAAAGGTTAACGTAATAGGCAAAGGCAAGACTGGAATAGTAGTTTACATAGGAGAAGGAAAGGTTGTTAAAATAAGAAGAACCGACTCTCCAAAAAATAGCCTAGAATTAGAGGCAAAAATTCAAGAGATATCCTATCCTTCTGCGCCTAAGGTATTCGGCCATGGAGTTAATTATATTATTATGGAATATGTAAACGGTAGCCCTCTTACTAGGTATGATTTAAGATATTTAGGAGATCTTTTAATTAGGGCTAAATATCTTGAAGACGTACACGTACAACATGAGGAGATATCAAGACCCTGGAAAAACGTTTTAGTTACTCAAGCAAGGACTTACATCATAGATTATGATTCTGCATCAATTAAGGAGAGACCTTTAAATGTTACAAAGATATTATCTGCTTTTGGATTTTATCAACTAGGAGAGAAATATAAAAGAAATGAAATAGAATTCGAAGAAATTATTAATTTTATTAAAGAACTAAGAAGTAGCTAA
- the thpR gene encoding RNA 2',3'-cyclic phosphodiesterase, with product MRLFIAIKVPQFQKLNDIYNEIKLSGADVKLVETDNIHITLIFIGEVPDNKVDLVKEAVSLLQFNKFKIAMKGMGAFPSITKPRVVWVGISEGFPQLREIRSFLLKELRSRGIRPEDEKEFVPHITLGRVKGPSNLFNLANVINQHYNDYFGDFIVDKVILYKSTLTPKGPIYDEILGVAGK from the coding sequence AAAAGTTCCACAATTCCAAAAACTGAATGATATCTATAATGAAATTAAATTAAGTGGAGCAGATGTAAAGCTTGTAGAGACAGATAATATACACATAACCCTAATCTTCATTGGAGAAGTGCCAGACAATAAAGTGGACTTAGTAAAAGAAGCGGTATCATTACTTCAGTTCAATAAATTTAAAATAGCCATGAAAGGAATGGGAGCATTTCCAAGCATTACAAAGCCTAGAGTTGTATGGGTTGGAATTTCAGAAGGATTCCCTCAACTTAGGGAGATAAGGTCTTTTTTATTAAAAGAGCTTAGAAGTAGAGGAATTAGACCAGAAGATGAGAAAGAGTTCGTTCCTCACATAACCTTGGGCAGAGTAAAAGGTCCTTCAAATCTATTTAACTTAGCAAACGTTATTAATCAGCATTATAACGATTACTTCGGAGATTTTATAGTTGATAAAGTTATACTTTATAAAAGCACTTTAACACCAAAAGGCCCAATTTACGATGAAATTTTAGGAGTGGCTGGAAAATGA
- the cca gene encoding CCA tRNA nucleotidyltransferase, protein MSEELLKKVLDKIKPTREDEEKVKLIVNEVIERLNGLDAEIHGSFRKGTWLKGDADVDVFVFFPKNVGKEYISTEAIKILRERLSGFNITTAYAEHPYLIVNHKGIEIDIVPALKIEEGEKPITAVDRTPFHTEFINSHLSEEQKDEVRLLKRFMKGIGVYGAEIKVRGFSGYVTELLIVKFGSFLEVLKNASKWKPPVKIFIVKPERDFKCPLILPDPVDPSRNAGAAVSLKRLAEFSIASRYFLKNPSEKFFFPPEPAGDKIKGDVLVTKIEILDNNVVEDLLWGQINKSVEKIFNILRNYGYRVIDVQAYGDIKNLLFALQLESKEIGNYKLNQGPPFYMDLDDFISKNDNIWVGEDGRLYSIKERRNDKIEDIVKSAISLKYNYKVVEQYWLDREPKEPCLKAFLRKTPTWLK, encoded by the coding sequence ATGAGCGAAGAGCTTCTAAAGAAAGTTTTAGATAAAATAAAACCTACAAGGGAAGACGAGGAGAAGGTTAAGTTAATAGTAAATGAAGTCATTGAGAGACTTAACGGCCTAGATGCAGAAATTCATGGGTCTTTTAGGAAAGGAACGTGGTTAAAGGGCGATGCAGACGTTGACGTATTCGTATTCTTTCCTAAGAATGTGGGAAAGGAATATATATCTACAGAAGCAATTAAAATTTTGAGAGAAAGATTATCTGGATTTAATATTACAACTGCTTATGCTGAACATCCTTATTTGATTGTTAATCATAAGGGTATTGAGATTGATATAGTTCCTGCTTTAAAAATTGAGGAAGGAGAAAAACCAATTACTGCCGTAGATAGGACGCCTTTCCATACAGAATTTATAAATTCCCATTTAAGTGAGGAGCAAAAAGACGAAGTACGCCTACTAAAGAGGTTTATGAAAGGAATAGGAGTTTACGGTGCAGAAATAAAAGTTAGGGGATTTTCGGGCTATGTTACGGAGTTACTTATAGTAAAGTTTGGCAGTTTTCTGGAAGTTTTAAAGAACGCCTCAAAATGGAAGCCTCCGGTTAAAATTTTCATTGTAAAGCCAGAAAGGGATTTTAAATGCCCCTTAATTTTACCAGATCCAGTAGATCCATCCAGGAACGCTGGAGCAGCAGTTTCTCTCAAGAGATTAGCAGAATTTTCTATAGCCTCTAGGTACTTTCTTAAGAATCCTTCCGAAAAGTTCTTCTTCCCACCAGAGCCAGCTGGGGATAAGATAAAAGGAGACGTTTTAGTTACTAAGATAGAGATTCTAGATAATAACGTAGTAGAGGATTTACTTTGGGGTCAAATAAATAAATCTGTTGAAAAGATCTTTAACATTCTAAGAAATTATGGATATAGAGTTATAGATGTTCAAGCATATGGCGATATAAAGAATCTCTTGTTTGCTTTACAGCTTGAAAGTAAAGAAATAGGCAATTACAAGTTAAACCAAGGTCCTCCATTTTATATGGATTTAGACGATTTTATTAGTAAGAATGATAATATATGGGTTGGAGAAGACGGAAGACTTTACTCAATTAAAGAGAGGAGAAATGATAAAATTGAAGATATAGTTAAGTCCGCTATATCGCTGAAATACAATTATAAAGTCGTGGAACAATATTGGTTAGATAGAGAGCCAAAGGAGCCATGCTTAAAGGCATTCCTGAGGAAAACTCCAACCTGGTTGAAATAA